One Nitrosopumilus piranensis genomic region harbors:
- the rdgB gene encoding RdgB/HAM1 family non-canonical purine NTP pyrophosphatase: MHKSFDLYFVSSNSHKYKEAKSILNSFGIKLGFFKLSLDEIQSTSLKEIAEKKAYDAFSKCKKPIIIEDDGLFIDSLNGFPGPYSSYVFKTIGNKGILNLLTTKRKAKFVSIITYCDKKILKSFDAKLDGTVSKSQNGMGWGYDPIFIPKNYKKTFAEMKNKNDLSHRFKSLKKFSNWYLHKMESNDR; this comes from the coding sequence ATGCACAAGTCGTTTGATCTATATTTTGTATCTTCAAACTCCCACAAATACAAAGAAGCAAAAAGTATTCTCAATTCATTTGGAATAAAACTAGGTTTTTTCAAATTAAGTTTAGATGAAATTCAATCCACTTCATTAAAAGAAATTGCAGAAAAAAAAGCATATGATGCATTTTCAAAATGCAAAAAACCAATCATAATAGAAGATGATGGTTTATTCATTGATTCTTTAAATGGATTTCCAGGTCCATATTCTTCATATGTATTCAAAACTATTGGCAACAAAGGAATTTTAAACCTTCTCACAACAAAAAGAAAAGCAAAATTTGTATCAATCATTACTTATTGTGATAAAAAAATTCTGAAATCTTTTGACGCAAAATTAGATGGAACTGTTTCAAAATCCCAAAATGGAATGGGCTGGGGTTATGATCCAATTTTTATTCCAAAAAATTATAAAAAAACATTTGCCGAAATGAAAAACAAAAATGATTTATCTCATAGGTTTAAATCTTTGAAAAAATTTTCTAACTGGTATTTGCATAAGATGGAATCCAACGATCGATAA
- the twy1 gene encoding 4-demethylwyosine synthase TYW1 has protein sequence MSCSGEIIDGEEQLIQIRPAISAQLKKAKYGVSDHSTVELCHWTKKSFKHEGNCYKHKFYGISTHRCMEFSPAGMHCENRCVYCWRPMEFYDSLEMKPEQVAEPKEILTKLMAERKKLINGYYGDSRNDKQRLDESLLPSHYAISLSGEPTMYPKLPELIKYLNSLQTTKSIFLVTNGQEPDMIQRLQDEDALPTQLYLSTNAADYKSFLKINKPKYDDSWERWNRTLGMLKHLNTRTVLRITLIRGYNDQKDMIPLFAKMFRESSPHFIEIKSYMHIGRSTNRLEHSNMLEMEEVKQFSEQITKQSKIFSVMDESFVSRISILQNNERFIDRWIPSYANTS, from the coding sequence ATGAGTTGCTCAGGTGAAATAATTGATGGAGAAGAGCAATTGATTCAGATCAGGCCTGCAATATCTGCACAACTAAAAAAAGCAAAGTACGGTGTTTCTGATCACTCAACTGTAGAACTATGTCACTGGACAAAAAAATCATTCAAACATGAAGGTAATTGCTACAAACACAAGTTTTATGGAATTTCAACTCATAGGTGTATGGAATTTTCCCCAGCAGGAATGCATTGTGAGAATCGTTGTGTTTATTGTTGGAGACCAATGGAATTTTATGATTCATTAGAAATGAAACCAGAACAAGTTGCAGAACCTAAAGAAATTTTAACTAAACTAATGGCTGAAAGAAAAAAACTGATCAATGGATATTATGGAGATTCAAGAAATGATAAACAAAGATTAGATGAATCTTTACTTCCTAGCCACTATGCAATTTCACTTTCAGGAGAGCCTACAATGTATCCTAAATTACCAGAACTAATAAAATATCTAAACTCACTTCAAACAACAAAATCAATTTTTCTTGTTACAAACGGTCAAGAGCCAGACATGATTCAGAGATTACAAGACGAAGATGCATTACCTACACAATTGTATTTATCAACTAATGCAGCAGACTATAAATCGTTTTTGAAAATTAACAAGCCAAAATATGATGATTCATGGGAGAGATGGAATAGAACACTTGGTATGCTAAAACACCTAAACACACGAACTGTTCTACGAATTACATTGATCAGAGGATATAATGATCAAAAAGACATGATTCCATTATTTGCTAAAATGTTTAGAGAATCAAGTCCTCATTTTATTGAAATAAAATCATACATGCATATTGGGCGTTCTACAAACAGGTTAGAACATTCAAACATGTTAGAAATGGAAGAAGTAAAACAATTTAGTGAACAAATTACAAAACAGAGTAAAATATTCTCAGTGATGGATGAAAGTTTTGTTTCAAGAATTTCAATATTGCAAAATAATGAGAGATTTATCGATCGTTGGATTCCATCTTATGCAAATACCAGTTAG